The DNA sequence CAGAAGGGTTACTCTGTCGATCCGGACCTGCGTAAAATGATCGTCTTCGCACCCCATAACGTGTTGAAAGACGCTCCCTTTACCAAGCTGGATCTCATCTCCTGCCGGAACCTGCTGATCTATTTCCAGAGCCGGGCACAGAAACGGGCTCTGTCCCTGTTCCACTTTGGCCTCAAAGCCAACGGCATTCTCATGCTGGGCCCCAGTGAGTCCCCCGGGGAACTCTCAGATGAGTTTGAAGTGATCGATGGACACTGGAAGCTATACCACAAACGTCGTGATATCCGTCTGCCCGCGGATATCCGAGGCCCGTTGACCCACACCAGTCTGACTTCAACCAAAGTCGAAGAAACCAGGCAGCCCGCAACTAAGAAACGCGAACTGATGGATATCAGTCTGCTGGGTGCTTACGACTGGGTCCTCGCACATCACATGCCGGCTGCTGTCCTGATTGACGAATCCCGCGAACTGCTGCACGTGTTCGGCGACGCGGAAAAATTCATGAAGATCCGCAAAGGCCGTCCGAGTAAAGACGCACTCGATCTGTTTACAGACGATCTCCGCACAGCGCTGCTGGCAGCCATGCAGAGCATCAGCAAAGACCAGGTTCCCGTCTGCTATAGCGGCATGCGCGTCGACTCGGGTAGTGCAGAGGGCCTGTATCGTGTCTCCATCGAGCCTGTCGAAAACAAACACGCGACTCAACAGCAGTTGTTGATTATGTTTGAAAAGATGGATGATGATGAAGCGGATACCAGCCGCGATTCGAGCTCCCACATGAAAGATTTCAGTTCGGAGCGCATCGCCCGGGAACGCATCAAGACTCTGGAAACCGAATTGCAGCACACCAAGGAAAGTCTGCAGGCCACTGTTGAAGAACTGGAGACATCCAATGAAGAACTGCAGGCAGCGAACGAAGAATTGATCGCCTCCAACGAAGAGTTACAGAGCACTAACGAAGAGCTCCATTCGGTCAATGAAGAACTCTATACCGTTAATGCCGAGTATCAGAACAAGATCAATGACCTGACGGACATGACCTCCGACCTGGACAGTCTGATGGAGAGTACCGATGTCGCGACCGTCTTCCTGGACGAAAACCTCTGCATTCGGAAATTCACTCCCCAGATCGGACCCATTTTCAAGCTGATGTCGCACGACATGGGCCGCTGCATTGACAGTTTCGCCCATCATATTGACCGCCCCGGTTTAATCAAAGAGATTCGAAATGTATTGCGGACAGGAGAACCGCTCGAAGAAGAAGTCCAGGATGATGAGGGACGCTGGATGTATCTACGCGTCCTGCCGTACCGCTCCAAGCGGGATCTGAAGGGCGTTGTACTGACTCTCATCGATATTAACACTCTGAAACGGACCCAGGATTCGCTGGCTGCGGCAGTCAAAAATCGCGAACAGTTCCTGGCCATGCTGTCTCATGAACTTCGCAACCCCATCAGTGCTGTCTTCAGTGCGTCTCGATTATTGAACAATCGCATCAGCGAAACTGAAGAATCGCAGAAAGCGGTTTCCGTCATCCAGAGACAGGCCGCTCACATGGCACGCCTGCTGGACGACCTGCTGAATATTTCACGCATGACCCAGGACAAACTGGAACTCCGTAAGAAGAAGTTTGATCTGCATGATCCCCTGCAGGAAGCCATCGAGTCGATGCTGCCTTCCATCAAACAGCAGGACCAGGAACTGGAACTGAATATCACAGACGATCCGCTGAACCTCTATGGGGATGAAGACCGCTTAAGGCAGGTCGTCGTGAATTTACTCGACAATGCAGTAAAATACTCATTTCGGGGCGATGTCATTCGAATGAATGTCCGCAAGGAGTCGGATGGTGCCGTTCTGGAATTAAAAGATAACGGTAAAGGGATCTCTAGCGAGATGATGGAAACCATCTTTGAACCGTTCGTCCAGTCGCATCGCACTCACGATGATCAGGATGGCGGCATGGGCGTTGGTCTCTCCCTGGTCAAATTCATCATCGATGGGCACGATGGCGACATTCAGGTCAAAAGCAAAGGCATCAATCGGGGTAGTGTCTTCTCGATTCGTCTGCCATTGCTGGAGCAACAGGATCTCAGCCAGATTGATGAAACATCCAATGGGGGGAACGGCAAATCGAAACCCTCAGAGGGGAACGGAAAATCGAGCAGTCACTCTCATCGCGAACAGTCCAGGCAACAGATCCGCAGCGTTGTGGTCATTGAAGACCAGCAGGACAACCGCGAGATGCTGAATGCCTTACTGGGCATGGAAGGTTTCGACGTGAGTACCGCGGAGAACGGTAAAACAGGTCTCCAGCTCATTCGAAATACCGATCCCGATGCAGCAGTAATCGACCTGGG is a window from the Gimesia benthica genome containing:
- a CDS encoding CheR family methyltransferase, with product MNSDNANLGETNRNSDEDDEPSSFPIVGVGASAGGLESLEELFTKVPVNSGIAFVVVQHLSPDFKSVMDELLARRTDIPIQQSEDGLPISPNRIFLIPPKKEAILADGRFRLRDKDPKETLTLPIDYFFRSLAQEAGSRSIAVVLSGSGSDGSRGIRDVHDAGGLVICESNETAKFDGMPQSARETGLVDLILKPAEIAGAIEKHVTFHSNSLTSNQVEEKPLDEGVELIFGLLNQEYGIDFSHYKSSTVGRRIQRRLLMQQVDSINDYAEQLRENSQELNSLYMDLLIGVTRFFRDPEAFSILEKKIIPNLLDSIPPEEEIRIWIAACATGEEAYSIAILFHEQLEERSRPINIKIFATDAHKASLEFASAGNYEEDAFKEVSDRRLKRYFNKTQKGYSVDPDLRKMIVFAPHNVLKDAPFTKLDLISCRNLLIYFQSRAQKRALSLFHFGLKANGILMLGPSESPGELSDEFEVIDGHWKLYHKRRDIRLPADIRGPLTHTSLTSTKVEETRQPATKKRELMDISLLGAYDWVLAHHMPAAVLIDESRELLHVFGDAEKFMKIRKGRPSKDALDLFTDDLRTALLAAMQSISKDQVPVCYSGMRVDSGSAEGLYRVSIEPVENKHATQQQLLIMFEKMDDDEADTSRDSSSHMKDFSSERIARERIKTLETELQHTKESLQATVEELETSNEELQAANEELIASNEELQSTNEELHSVNEELYTVNAEYQNKINDLTDMTSDLDSLMESTDVATVFLDENLCIRKFTPQIGPIFKLMSHDMGRCIDSFAHHIDRPGLIKEIRNVLRTGEPLEEEVQDDEGRWMYLRVLPYRSKRDLKGVVLTLIDINTLKRTQDSLAAAVKNREQFLAMLSHELRNPISAVFSASRLLNNRISETEESQKAVSVIQRQAAHMARLLDDLLNISRMTQDKLELRKKKFDLHDPLQEAIESMLPSIKQQDQELELNITDDPLNLYGDEDRLRQVVVNLLDNAVKYSFRGDVIRMNVRKESDGAVLELKDNGKGISSEMMETIFEPFVQSHRTHDDQDGGMGVGLSLVKFIIDGHDGDIQVKSKGINRGSVFSIRLPLLEQQDLSQIDETSNGGNGKSKPSEGNGKSSSHSHREQSRQQIRSVVVIEDQQDNREMLNALLGMEGFDVSTAENGKTGLQLIRNTDPDAAVIDLGLPVLNGNEVARTLRSERGDDLFLIALTGYGQPEDIQRAKEAGFDEYLVKPLDLDRLLALLKKSGN